In one Desulfobaculum bizertense DSM 18034 genomic region, the following are encoded:
- a CDS encoding electron transport complex protein RnfA, with translation MEYFLLVISAIFINNIVLVQYLGTCPFMGTSKSIDVALGMGGAVMFVLVMATAITWPVHVYALKPNGLEYLQTIAFILIIASLVQFVEMFLKKAIPPLYKSLGLFLPLITTNCAVLGVAIMVQRSEYSFLKSIVFALASGAGFTIALVILSSIRERLDISPLPHVFRGVPSALVMAGLMSLAFFAFQGMAA, from the coding sequence ATGGAATACTTTCTGCTCGTAATTTCCGCAATTTTTATCAACAACATCGTGCTGGTGCAGTATCTTGGTACCTGCCCGTTTATGGGGACGTCCAAGAGTATTGATGTCGCACTCGGCATGGGCGGTGCTGTTATGTTTGTTTTGGTGATGGCAACAGCCATTACCTGGCCCGTCCATGTGTATGCACTCAAGCCCAATGGTCTTGAGTATCTGCAAACCATCGCGTTTATTCTGATTATTGCGTCGCTTGTCCAGTTTGTTGAAATGTTTCTCAAGAAGGCCATTCCGCCGCTGTACAAGTCTCTTGGTTTGTTCCTGCCGCTTATCACGACGAACTGCGCCGTACTGGGTGTAGCAATCATGGTTCAGCGCAGTGAATATAGTTTCTTGAAGTCCATTGTTTTTGCTCTTGCATCTGGCGCAGGCTTTACCATTGCATTGGTAATTCTGTCGTCCATTAGAGAAAGACTGGACATCTCACCCCTCCCTCATGTATTTCGCGGAGTCCCAAGTGCATTGGTGATGGCCGGTCTCATGTCGCTTGCATTTTTTGCATTCCAGGGCATGGCCGCCTAG
- a CDS encoding RnfABCDGE type electron transport complex subunit B translates to MASTSIFLLSGLGFAAASILAVASKVLHVKEDPRIAEVEACLPGANCGGCGYPGCSAAAAAVVAGEASPELCVAGGMETATAVARVMGMSVAFKEPKVAAGICTGGKRARELYDYNGVEDCRAMAMLYGGDKICGMACLGKGSCVKACSFGAIEMSEEGLPVVNRSLCVACGQCVEACPTGAIRVNGLSSELLHMNQLDDCLAPCMQKCPAQLDVRTMIQQIKKNEMGEALLTLKKRIALPGIVGRICPHGCETICRRQIVDEGIAINSLERHVADWEMESGGRVPVSCNPANGHRVAVVGGGAAGLSCAFYLRRLGYEVHVFDKQQTLGGMVRHAIPDYRVPQSVSEWEVQGILDLGVIAEPGTVFGQDITLESLRNDGFEVTFVATGAWKTPALGIPGEESAQCVNGIEFLTTLKKNQPDLEGKRLVIVGDTNAAMDVARSAGRLHAASVVVLTKHIKRKMSANNLEIDRAAELGTSLLFKTTPTAIEAGADGLTVRYVSTEYKDPKKATGEPKPVEGTEASIQCDLVVNCADRVADLAPFTSEDGECEMKLTKKGTLDANKETLQTAVPDVFIGGELYRGRGPIVQAVSDGRVAARSIHMLITTGKVEAPENAQLRVIPETILKGMKVEYSVPRVQIPEIPVEERRSTFHEEVSKALDRASAEREASRCLRCGLTCYDASAGAQYAGQPGVKSLLEEQED, encoded by the coding sequence ATGGCGAGTACGTCGATATTCTTGCTTTCTGGACTTGGTTTTGCCGCAGCATCTATTCTGGCTGTTGCATCCAAGGTTTTGCATGTGAAAGAAGACCCGCGCATTGCCGAGGTCGAAGCCTGCCTGCCCGGTGCAAACTGTGGTGGCTGTGGCTATCCCGGATGTAGTGCTGCTGCAGCGGCTGTTGTCGCTGGCGAAGCATCCCCAGAGCTGTGTGTGGCTGGCGGAATGGAAACCGCAACGGCTGTAGCGCGTGTTATGGGCATGTCTGTTGCCTTTAAGGAACCCAAGGTTGCGGCTGGTATTTGTACTGGCGGCAAGCGAGCCAGAGAGCTGTATGACTATAACGGCGTCGAAGACTGCCGGGCTATGGCCATGCTGTATGGTGGCGACAAGATTTGCGGAATGGCATGTCTTGGGAAGGGTTCTTGCGTCAAGGCGTGTTCCTTTGGCGCCATTGAGATGTCCGAAGAGGGCTTGCCTGTTGTGAACAGGTCTTTGTGTGTTGCCTGTGGGCAGTGCGTAGAGGCGTGTCCGACAGGGGCGATTCGGGTCAATGGCCTGTCGAGCGAGCTGCTGCACATGAATCAGCTGGATGACTGCCTTGCTCCGTGCATGCAGAAATGTCCTGCACAGCTTGATGTGCGAACCATGATTCAGCAGATCAAGAAGAATGAAATGGGCGAAGCGCTGCTGACGCTCAAAAAACGTATTGCACTTCCAGGTATTGTTGGACGCATTTGCCCGCATGGCTGTGAAACAATTTGCCGTCGTCAGATCGTTGATGAAGGCATTGCCATTAATTCCCTTGAGCGCCACGTCGCTGACTGGGAAATGGAATCCGGTGGACGGGTTCCGGTATCGTGTAATCCTGCCAATGGACACCGGGTTGCGGTTGTTGGTGGTGGTGCCGCTGGATTGAGCTGCGCCTTTTACCTGCGCCGACTCGGATATGAAGTTCATGTTTTTGATAAGCAGCAGACTCTTGGTGGCATGGTTCGCCATGCTATTCCTGATTATCGTGTTCCGCAGAGTGTTTCTGAATGGGAAGTTCAGGGCATTCTGGATCTTGGCGTTATTGCCGAGCCGGGAACGGTCTTTGGTCAGGACATAACGCTTGAAAGTCTTCGCAATGATGGCTTTGAGGTAACATTTGTTGCAACGGGTGCATGGAAGACGCCAGCCCTTGGCATTCCCGGCGAGGAGAGTGCTCAGTGTGTAAATGGCATTGAATTCCTGACGACCTTGAAAAAGAACCAGCCAGACCTTGAGGGCAAGCGCCTTGTTATTGTTGGTGACACCAACGCTGCAATGGACGTTGCCCGGAGTGCTGGTCGTTTGCATGCGGCAAGCGTTGTTGTGCTGACAAAGCACATCAAGCGAAAGATGTCTGCGAACAATCTGGAGATTGACCGAGCTGCCGAGCTTGGCACAAGTCTTCTGTTCAAGACGACACCGACCGCAATTGAAGCCGGTGCAGATGGCCTGACTGTTCGCTATGTTTCTACCGAATACAAAGACCCGAAAAAGGCGACTGGTGAGCCAAAGCCTGTTGAAGGAACAGAAGCGTCAATTCAGTGCGATTTGGTTGTAAATTGCGCTGATCGTGTGGCTGATCTGGCTCCGTTTACGTCTGAAGATGGTGAGTGCGAAATGAAGCTCACCAAGAAGGGCACCCTGGACGCCAATAAAGAAACGCTCCAGACTGCCGTGCCGGACGTCTTTATTGGTGGCGAGCTGTATCGTGGGCGTGGTCCCATTGTTCAGGCTGTTTCTGATGGCCGTGTTGCCGCTCGTTCCATCCATATGTTGATTACGACAGGCAAGGTTGAAGCTCCTGAGAATGCTCAGCTCCGCGTTATTCCGGAAACAATTCTGAAGGGCATGAAAGTTGAGTACTCCGTGCCGCGAGTTCAGATTCCAGAGATTCCGGTTGAGGAGCGTCGTTCGACGTTCCACGAAGAAGTGAGCAAGGCTCT